The following DNA comes from Streptomyces sp. NBC_00273.
TCTGCATCGGATGGCGCAGCACCAGGACGCCCGCCAGGAACGCGAGCATGGCGATCAGGACACCCGCCAGCCTGCTGCCGCCGTCGCGGCTGTGCGAAAAGGCGGTGACGAACCGGAAGGCGCCCGCCACCAGGAACTGCAGACCGATGATGACGGCCAGGATGTGCAACGTCTCGTCGGGCCAGACGAGCACCAAGATGCCGGGGATCAGGGTCGCGAGGGCGAAACCGAGTGCCCAGTGCCACGTGCTCCCGAGGTGCTTGAGGACGTCCTCGGGGTCGCCCTGCGTGTGCTGTGGTGCCGCTGCGTCGGGGGGTACGGTCATCACGCCTCCTGGGCCAGCCGAGCGGCCCCGTGGGGACACCTCGAAGCCGCCGGACGTACCTTATCTACCCTTCACATCCATGGTAGGCAGCTCCGCTAGGGCCCGCCCCTCCGGTCATCGGAGGCCCGCGCCGGCCGTGCGGCACGGGCACGTCCGTGCCGGAAAACAAAAAAGGCCCCCGCCAATTGGCGGGGGCCTTTTTCATTGGAGCCCTTTAACGGAATCGAACCGTTGACCTTCTCCTTACCATGGAGACGCTCTACCGACTGAGCTAAAAGGGCGGGTTGTTCGGCGGCGTCCTACTCTCCCACAGGGTCCCCCCTGCAGTACCATCGGCGCTGAAAGGCTTAGCTTCCGGGTTCGGAATGTAACCGGGCGTTTCCCTAACGCTATGACCACCGAAACACTATGAAATTTGAACGCTGGTGTTGACACAGCTGTTCGTTATTTCA
Coding sequences within:
- a CDS encoding HdeD family acid-resistance protein, with the protein product MTVPPDAAAPQHTQGDPEDVLKHLGSTWHWALGFALATLIPGILVLVWPDETLHILAVIIGLQFLVAGAFRFVTAFSHSRDGGSRLAGVLIAMLAFLAGVLVLRHPMQTIGALSLIIGVFWLLSGVLAAFTAIADRTLVHRGLQFGLGALGAVAGIVVLCFPVDSAVALTRLLGLWLVLLGVFELVMAFALRSATRQVTSARPG